The following are from one region of the bacterium genome:
- a CDS encoding ABC transporter substrate-binding protein yields DRDGDGILDKDGRPFSFTLMTNQGNKMRQLCATIIQSNLKQVGIQVKIRILEWASFIHQYIDKKNFDAVILGWSLSRDPDQYSIWHSSQIKEGQYNFVSYSNPEVDRLLVEGRRTFDMEKRKEIYHKIHAILAEEQPYTYLYVADALPVVHKRFHGIEVAPAGIGYNFIKWYVPKNQQKYTR; encoded by the coding sequence AGGATAGAGATGGGGATGGAATTTTAGATAAGGATGGGAGACCATTCAGTTTTACCCTTATGACCAATCAGGGTAACAAGATGCGCCAGCTTTGTGCTACTATTATCCAGTCTAACCTTAAACAGGTGGGCATCCAGGTAAAAATTCGTATTTTGGAATGGGCTTCCTTCATTCATCAGTATATTGACAAGAAGAATTTTGATGCGGTAATTCTTGGTTGGAGTCTTTCCCGAGATCCTGATCAGTATTCTATTTGGCACTCATCCCAGATCAAGGAGGGGCAGTACAATTTCGTTTCCTATAGTAACCCGGAAGTCGACCGCCTGTTAGTGGAAGGACGGCGTACTTTCGATATGGAGAAGAGAAAAGAAATCTATCATAAGATTCATGCCATTTTAGCTGAAGAGCAACCCTATACTTACTTATATGTGGCTGATGCCCTTCCTGTAGTCCATAAGAGGTTCCATGGTATTGAAGTTGCTCCTGCAGGCATTGGCTATAACTTCATCAAATGGTATGTGCCCAAAAACCAACAGAAATACACTCGATGA